Within Solea solea chromosome 1, fSolSol10.1, whole genome shotgun sequence, the genomic segment CCTTATAAAGCATTAAATGGTCTCGCCCCACCTTACCTCAGTGATCTTTTACATGCATATTCACGTCACAATCACTGAGGTCTGCCGAAAAATCCCTTCTTGTGGTACCTAGATTGAGATTAAAACGCCAGCTATGGTGGCTCccaaataatgttttgtttttattaattcttTTGTTAATATCCTGTCTATTTCATGTATTTCGGGCTTCCTCCTTAAAGCAGTGCCCGTATCTAAATTACATACAAAATGCTTATTCTAAGCCCatgaaaaccaaaccatttttattttaaagtgattgtaCACTAAAAACATTCATAATGGAAGTACATTTAGTTTCTGCCAAAATGCTTTCTTAAATGTTCGACACTGGAGAAGGAAGGTTACCTGGTACGTCTGCACTATGATAAAGATGTTGTCCACACCGACAGCCAGCACCAGGAATGGAATGACCTCAATCACAATGAGGGTAAGAGGGATACCAGCATAGCTGAAAATCCCCAGTGAGGCAGTCACAGAGCTGAGCACAATCAGGATACCAGCTATGCCCAGAGAAATCTTAGAGTCCACCTGAGGGAGCCAAAATTTAGAAGATGAGTCATGTTCTCCACTCCACTCAGGTACTCCCTTTTAGCAAGAAGCTGTCGAGCGTGTTGCACTAGTTTTGCAAAACTGAAAGGTCTTACTACACAGGCAGGAAAGATCAGTGACATGGCGTGAGTACAACTATGCCAGTAATGAATTATGACACTGAGCTCTGACAGCTTTGAATGAACGAAGACAAGAAAGCCAACTCAGGGCTTAGTTCCTTACCAACACTCTCCTGCAGCTTTGGATGTGACCAAGGGCCAGGGAGATATATATGAACATAATGACATAGCTGATTAGGATGGTGCTGATGTCACTGTTGCTCTCTCTGTCAATTTCATCTTCGATACTTCTCTCGGCACTAAACGCTATGGTCAGGTTGGGATTTGTGAAGTTTTTCATGAACTTGATAAACCTGAAATGTACacaaacccccccacacacatacatttgttaataaaaacatatgaaaTCAGCACTAGGTAATTTTTTCCTAAAAGCTCATTATTTTAGAAACTGGTTGATGCCTCACTCTTTCTCCCATGCCAGGGCTTTCCCCAACTTCTCTGTGTCATTCAGGTAGTTACTGAGCGGAAAGGTTATCACTAGAGCAGTGGCATTGTTGTAGTCGGTGTCTGTagggtgagagagaaaaaaaaaaacccgcatattttaatacatttacttGTTcctattttcaataaaaacgtGGCTTGAAACCACTTTGTTTGGGATACTGATACCTTAAACTTGATTATTAATGATCAACAATGTAATTCcctaatttcaacaatgtaatTCCCCAACAGTAACAGATTAAACTCTAACAGAAACTataacagagaaacacacaacaatTCAAATGTATCTGCATTGTAATGTACCTGTGCAAATGACAAATACACtcttttctattattttctgaATAATTCATGAACAGCCAACAACATGATTTAGTTGCTGCCAAGCAACtaaatttcgttgccagttttcactgctgtgttttctgtgcaatgacaataaaaggaagtctaagtctaagtctagtTAAAATGGTGTTGCTGctttttactgacattttttaaaggCTGTGCTCAGTGAAGTATTTATACAATATTTAGAGGGTTTTGAACCTATCGAGtttcactttttccttttttggttAATCAACTTAGACAAGTATAACACTGATTAAGACCAGTATCGGAACCATTACCAATACCGAGTGAAAGGCAGTGGTAATTCGACAGTTGCAATTCGACAGTTGCAAGTAAAAACCACAgtataaaacatgcagggctTATTATAGTCATTATTAATACTCAAATGACAATTGCAACTGCATCAACAATGCTCCTTCAGCAAAAAGATGCGACCGAGACAACTTTGACCAACCTTCATTGCCCAAAAGACTGCCAACTTTCTTAAAAGATATCCAGAATAGAGCATTGTAAACAAAGAACTACCAAATATGTTACTTCTGCACATCAACAAATTTGAGGTATTAAGTCAGCTCACCTTCATAACCTCCAAGGGCAAGCCACGGGAAGACTGGGCCACCAAACGTGCCTAAACAAGGGTCATGGAGAGGAGTAGTGTCGTTCAGGGTTGCTGGTGCACTGGTGAAGAAAAGatccacaaaaaagaaaaaactgtaaaaaaaaactttagccACATCAAACAGCAATGTTATATGACCTAAACTACTGCAATGCTATTTTAGGAATAAACTTTCCACTTCTACGATTCCTCTAAGAATATGCAAATGCACACATCCATAGAGAGCAGATTCTCAGTAGCTGTAGgtgttcatttcttttatttacattcacatttgtgCCAGTAATAGAATAGATGTCTGATTTAAAACCATGCATGACAGACCTTTGGTCAATGTTTGAAAAGGGAAAGGAAACTGAGCATCTTTGGggttgaaaaaaagaagaagaaaaaaaaatcacctgacACAGTAAAGGAAGTGACTATGATAGTCAGCATAGACCAAGAATTCATCTTGTATGATGTGGTCCAACACATCATGGCTGTTCTGAAAGTAGTTGAGGACACTCAGGATGGTGCAGTTGTCATTGTAGGGAGCCAGTGGAGCCAAGCAGATGTCCTTCAGGGTGACATTTTGTCCCTCATATGTAGCCACAAGTGCTTCAATGTCAAGCTGCAAATCTAGCACCTGGTGGGTCATGGTTGagtgaaaaaagaaattgtaaaaaaagagaagtgcCAACAAATTGAACAAACCAAGGTTTCAGAAATGCAGCTGCCATTTACATACTTattcatacaaaaaaagaacatcattaATGTCAGGTATTTCAATTGTTCCTGAAAACCTGAGGTCTGCATCtgctttttaatctttaaactttttttttttggtcagtgCTTTTGAAATGAGAAACTGTTTTCTCCAGGGTAAAGTTTAAAatgttcctgctgctgtgttatctctggtctgtttttgttttttgttaagcACTTCCTGTGCCTTGCCTAACCCACCTGATGCAGGATGTCTTTGTCCAGTATGGGTGCGAAAGAAATATCTGGCCCAATGATTGGAGAGTAGATGGACGCGTTCGTGAGTGGAGTGGTTATAATCAGCTGTTCGGTTCTGAAGAAGGGTCCAAAATGGCTGTCAAAATAGTCCTTCTCTTGGCGAGCCTGGCTACTGGGAGACGACCACAGCTCAACTGGGTCAGTGGTGATGCGCATATAGACAAGTCCCCCAGAGGAGGCTAACACAAGTATCACACTGCCCAATATGACCACAGAGGGATGACGCACGCAGAAGGAACCCCAAGAGCTGAACATTATCCGCAGCGCATTCTCAAAGCGTTCACCAATGGTTTCACAACAAGAGGCGTTGACTAAAAAGAGGAGAACAGAAGAGAAGTTAGTTTGCAAAGACAgagcaatattattattacaacatatAAATTAGACATATAAaggaaattaattaaattaattactCCGATAACATACACCAAGAAATTTCTCAAACCATAGAGCATTATTATACCTTGATCAGGATTATCACTGTTAAGAGACAGTGGTGGGCTGGTGTCCAGTATGGGGGCATACTCGGATATGATCGTCCTTTTCCTGGAAATAACCACACCAAGAAATTACTAGCTTAAACTGTCAgtagcagcaacaataacaacaaaatactAGTCAATTTGGGTGGGCGGCTGCAGACAGTCCATGCAGAATACAACACAAGCAAGAATTCCTTTACCTGTAACACCACACAATGAGCACAGCTCCAACAAAGGTGAGCAGAAAGCCCATATAGGAGATAAACATGATGACAGTCATGGCATCGATGCCAAAGATTGTCCATGGTGGAGGTATAGGGGGCGGCACAGGTTTAGGCCCACAGGCTTTTGTGCAGTCCTGACAGGAGCAAGGACCCGAACCGTCCTCTAAGCCCTCGGTGCAAGCGTACGTCTGGTTGTTCATTGGGATGTAACCAGACACTGGGGCATCTAAAGCAGCGTGACACAGGACAATTACTTATCCATCCAAAGTGATAAATTCAACAAATGAAGCTGATGGGGAAAACACCTTCCCGTGTAGGTagctagggttagggttatctgGGCAGAACCATATTGTTTTGTTGGTTCCACTTACCTGATCTGTGGATTGTTACTGTGTAAGGAATTTGATaaattatttgacaaaaaaaaaaaaaaaaaaatatatatatatatatatataataaattatattattgattattaattacatggtcagtaaaaaaaacataatatttgaATACTTTTGAAAGAGatttatatataacattttagTTTTGAGATTAATGAATTCAATGCCTATTAAGActttgtaataaaacaaaactaaaaaaaaactacaaaatgaTTTACCTGAGAAAACTGGGATGATACTGAAGGGAGACTGTCCATTGTTGATATCGAACATGTACTGGATCCAGTTGAAAGCATTGCAGTCCTTTGCCTCCTTGCCACACAGCAGTGATAAGGCCTTCACATTACTAGAGGGTGCTTGGACGTCCTGGCAGGCATTGAACATGGCTGGAAAAGATGAGATTAACACATAAACACTTATGTAATTCAGCGGTTCACTCAtggtcataataatgactttttaaaacagGATGCCGAGTTTAACTTCCTGCAGAAGCTGAGTGAGGGCATGGTTAAAGTCAGGTTAAAGAAGTTCAATCACCAAATTTGACATGCAAGCCAAATGTGGCCATTTTTATTGAgcacatttaacacacaaaaattCACACCAGGACCTGAGCTCACCTTCAGCAAATCTTTGTCCAATATAGTACTGCACTTCCACTACACTGGTCATATTAAACTGTGTGGCATTCACAAACTGACTCTGGTGGGGGCTGCATGTCAGCTCACAGAAGAGGGTCATGAGGTTGGAGAAACAGGCAGGACACCTGTGCACAGACAAAGTGAAAGTCAGAGCCGCatgaaaacaaggcaataacagtgaagtaaaatgaaaacaacaacaacaataataataataataataataataataataaataaataaataaataaatgtgtcaacCTTCACAAGTCACAGTGATGTGGCCTGTGAGTCAGTCTGTCTATGTCTCTACCTTATACCTGTCTAAACCTTATACTATTTGCTCCACGCAAAGCAAAGGCTTGCAGTAGTTACTGTAGTAACATTTCATCAGCACACCGACTGTTTTAAAGGCATAAATAGCCTACTCTTTTGTTCACAATGCTTGACGTGCTTCATTTATTGTTACAATGTTAACGTTACAACCGTAGTACACACCGAGACAGGAACTGAAGGGGCAGCTGCAGGCTCCCTTTGAGAGTATGCAGCTGGTCAACATCACAGCAGAGGCTTCGGTTTCCATAGTCATACTCAGGACAAAGTTCCTGCATGCAAACACAAAGGGAATTATGCTCTTTTTGTAACACTGGAACACATAGCTATGACACAAATCACTGGCTGGTGGATCAAACAGCCAAGTCAAAATGATTAAGAAGTTTACCGTGAGAAGTTCATAGCCCTCAGGGTGTAGTGGGACAGGAGGACCAGTGTAGTTGCAGTTGTATTTACTTCCAGGCACTTGCACAGATTCCCCACATTGACCATACCAGACACAGTGGTCGGCGTCGGCCTCGACCTAACAATGAGATAAGGAAAGACACATCTTTCACAGGATCTGTGTGGTgtcacaaacttttttttcctagtTAACCTCATGTAGCTTTTTACTTATAGATCTGTATATTTTTACCTTGGGGTTTTATGTTCATATGGTTAAACATCTAGTCGGGTTCATTTTCCGGTGTTTCTTTTAACTCATGtctgaaaataaaacctttgcTTCTTTGCAACCCAACATTTAAAGAGTGAGACCTTGCAAAGCAGACACCCCAATTTAGTCATAACATACAATATTATCTTGAATAAAGTGACGTCAAATAAAGAggtcagaaaaagaagaattacTATTATTACAGGTTAGTTAAAATAAAGTTCCTTTTGATGTAATTTCAAACCTGATGtattccaaaaacacaaaaaaaatgttaaacagATATTGCTACCATCTATAGTCACTTCTGCAAAGGCTTCCATTATCCGTCTACTCAGCACCAAAGCAGTCACGTgtccttttttttgggggggggggacttggGGAAGTTAATTCACTTACTCTACAAACTGTTCTGTAAGTACCTTGTGTCACACACTGTCCTACTTGCATCTTGTGAGACTGAGTTCAAGGGCAACATTCACTACTATTTGTTCCTCAGTTAGAGCTCCATGGAGTTGCCGTGCGCTGACCTATCAACCGTTTGCTCATGTCAACTTGCAAGTAGGGCTGAGCAATAATTCAATATATtgcaatgacattttctttaaaatcaatataacaaaggttCAGTGACACTGATATCATGCTTATGCACTgttcaaacacactttgagacaTAGTACATAATTGCTCTCAATGTTCTgcctcagatttgtgaaatatgtttcagtgttttccaaagGTTGGTTGGTTGCTTTTTGTAAATGGTTTCTTCAAGCTTCCTTTACTGTAAACTATCTCACATTTTAGCACATTAATTGTAGATATCTATcaatttgaaacttttttttttttaaatcctaaaCCTTTTTAACTATATCACCAATATCTACTTGCAAGACTCACAACTTTGGGCAAAACACTTGTTTTCATAGGGTTAAACCCAGAAACCTGCTCCAAGCTTTGGTTGAAGGAGTTCCTAACCTCTGACCCCTACTCCAATTTCTCACAAAGATAACTTATCTTGACAGTAATCATGTACTGACTTAATTAGCTCATGAATAAAGGTgcaaacaatgaaatgaaagaatgtTAAATGTCGATTGAGATCTGATTAAATTCAATCATTCTTACTGACGTTTACTACGAATGGCTTGATTAACTTTTTTCTTGTCAGATAATGATATCACAACCATGAGAATctaccaacaccagcaacaatccatcatttcattttgcaacgcaacaacacatttgaatgtcaCAAGCATGAGTCACAAAAATAAGTTTCAACTGTTTGACAAATGTTCTGCTCTAATAAAGAGGAGAATTTCTTCCCTTAATCTAATCATTATGCTAGTACCGATACCAAGTCTGATATTCGTATCGACTCAtctcttctgttctgttctgttcatgcTTTCATAAAGTCAGACAGTAAGTCAAGCCTCCAACACTTTAGTAACAATGACACAATTGTTTGCCTACTCGGTAAATATCAATCAAAATTAAGTTTCACACATCGAATACATCAAATTTGAGTGATGTTCAAGCTGATTTAGTATAAATAAATTGCTAGCATGGCAGATATTGTGTCTTCAGTTGATTCGGAGTCACTCGGACTGGATTAAAAGTAATAGCCGAGGATAGTGAACATATGACTAAACACATTTCACCGACAGATACCTGGTAAAACATACACACGGTggagtttgttttgttatgaCACACGAAAGCAGGACAATTTGTTCCTCGACCGTTTCAAGTCGATTTCTGTGAGAGCTAACTGTCTTTGAGTAACGAGGCTGCTCCAGTTTtccaacagcaacacaacactgctaGCTGCTAAGTCTAAGCCACAAATGAGCCAATTTACCCATACGCTTATTCTGTCTGAAGACAGAATACATATATAACgtacagttatatatatatatgagaataTGAAGAATAAAACTCCCTAACAACTCGATGAATCTGAAACAGTTTCGGTAGCCGCATCAGGTAAACACCACAATAGCAACGGCTGCCGGGGCTGACTCATGTTTTTAGTCACGAGAGCACAGACCTTGTCTTGTACTTACCCATCGAAATTGTTCTTGTGACAGGACCGTGATGAAGAATAATGTAGATAAAACGTTCCTCCTCGGTAGGAGCCCCATTCCTGCCGCCGAAAAACGCCAAATCGAAGTGACAGAGCAGGTACTTTATATGTTGAcggtttcttcttcttcgttcGATTATTTATGTGGGCCGCACTACTGCGTCAGTGCTGCCACCAAGTGACGTCGACGACAAATTACATCTAACCTAGACCCACCCAAATAGCTCACTagtgtgtctctgcaggaccTTCTTATGTACAGTACAACATATGAAAatgaagtatgtttttttttaacatacagttagataaaataaacacattgaaaaatacacaaaacaacccaaatgatataaaaaaagattcaataaagaatataaaatgaaatcaaaaggGCCAGtagtttattttcctttatttgattattatgaCAGCATAtaccaattattatttttcttttatgtttttaattgagtaaaaacacagacacacatttcagAATTTCTTTGaacatttcttaaaaatgtaagatccaatacattacatttgttacattacattaactgGTACATTGATACAATCT encodes:
- the npc1 gene encoding NPC intracellular cholesterol transporter 1 gives rise to the protein MGLLPRRNVLSTLFFITVLSQEQFRWVEADADHCVWYGQCGESVQVPGSKYNCNYTGPPVPLHPEGYELLTELCPEYDYGNRSLCCDVDQLHTLKGSLQLPLQFLSRCPACFSNLMTLFCELTCSPHQSQFVNATQFNMTSVVEVQYYIGQRFAEAMFNACQDVQAPSSNVKALSLLCGKEAKDCNAFNWIQYMFDINNGQSPFSIIPVFSDAPVSGYIPMNNQTYACTEGLEDGSGPCSCQDCTKACGPKPVPPPIPPPWTIFGIDAMTVIMFISYMGFLLTFVGAVLIVWCYRKRTIISEYAPILDTSPPLSLNSDNPDQVNASCCETIGERFENALRIMFSSWGSFCVRHPSVVILGSVILVLASSGGLVYMRITTDPVELWSSPSSQARQEKDYFDSHFGPFFRTEQLIITTPLTNASIYSPIIGPDISFAPILDKDILHQVLDLQLDIEALVATYEGQNVTLKDICLAPLAPYNDNCTILSVLNYFQNSHDVLDHIIQDEFLVYADYHSHFLYCVSAPATLNDTTPLHDPCLGTFGGPVFPWLALGGYEDTDYNNATALVITFPLSNYLNDTEKLGKALAWEKEFIKFMKNFTNPNLTIAFSAERSIEDEIDRESNSDISTILISYVIMFIYISLALGHIQSCRRVLVDSKISLGIAGILIVLSSVTASLGIFSYAGIPLTLIVIEVIPFLVLAVGVDNIFIIVQTYQRDERLPHEELHQQIGRILGDVAPSMFLSSFSETVAFFLGALSSMPAVRTFSMFAGLAVFIDFLLQISCFVSLLGLDARRQEANRLDIICCVKLPDSQETKTDGCLFRFFKKVYAPFILKEWVRPIIVAVFVGILSFSIAVMNKVEIGLDQKLSMPDDSYVLQYFGNLSEYLHTGAPVYFVVEDGLNYSSPDDQNVVCGGVGCNNNSLVQQVYEASLISNYSAIAYTPSSWLDDYFDWVKPRSTCCRYYNNTGAFCNASVEDPSCVHCRPMTPSGKQRPVGEDFMRFLPMFLSDNPNVKCGKGGHAAYATAVDLYLNNTRVGATYFMTFHTIMKESSEYIHALQMARELSENITQSIGHKVFAYSVFYVFYEQYLTIAHDTALNLGVSIAAIFVVSTILLGFELWSAALVSLTIVMILVNMFGVMWLWGISLNAVSLVNLVMSCGISVEFCSHIVRAFSISVRKNRVERAEEALAHMGSSVFSGITLTKFGGILILALSKSQIFQVFYFRMFLAIVLLGATHGLIFLPVLLSYIGPSVNKAKVFAARQRYVGTEREHLLNY